The DNA region ttgactcagaaataattaaaaacgagtgttttaaaaacattttttgctacaTTGCATACACACAACTCAaaacatgaaaatgaaaaatatggcaaaaaaagATACGAAGTAGagcaaaatgttgaaaattagtTCGGTCATTCAGAAGTTATTAAGCAAAGCCACaagaagcaaaaattttcttaaaaagaaataatcaatataaagctaaaattttgaaataaatagtaaaaaatctataatttgtaTAATAGTAAGACAATACCTAATCCAATTCTGTTCTATTATGTTTCCTCTCCAGCGGTGCATCAGTTGGTAAAGTTTTCCACAATCTAGCTGGTGTATCATGCTTTTGTTGCACTTGTGGAAATCGGGAAAAAATGTAATCAATGAGGAAGAATTTAACACCCATAcaaaatcctgaaaattaaagtatagtgagcataaaaacataaaaatgaacttacaATGCACAGattaactttttaaagcttGGATGATACTTTCTTGTAGCCAGATAACAAACAAAtcacagctttaaaaaaagttattaccaCTGATATCTATTTAAACTtggtacaaaaaaataattataatttaaagttacattaGTCATATCTTTCCTAATAGGTTTTTCATCTATTTATATACATTGTTTCATCTATATATTGTTTCACccattcatgttttatttatataaaggtTCATCTGTATCcaagccattttttttcctaattttctaaCAGATTTCAGACTTTCCAAATAAATATGgacattccttaaaatttaaaaataggttcAGACAAGTGTTTAAATAATGGGTATGAAGCTGGAAAATACATTTCTTAtgttaatttgcaaaaaaattaaaccacaactgaattttaagaaattgtaataGTAACTGGGCAGCCactattttaaaggaaaatgctttcgaacaataataatgaagaagtactttttacagcagaaaataaaattaacagtttcCAGTCCTGATGCTAGTTTTAAGTTAGTTCTGAAAACAAATAGTATAATAgtacagaaataattaaaacttgctCACTGATATCAAAGAATTGAAGATAGTAGTTGGGAGTGAAAGATATACTTGGatagaagaaattaaatgatttgaatTGAATTCTTAAGAAAGTCAATAAATCTGGTCATTCTATAAGCTTTTCATagctaaaaatgcattaatctaataataaagtataaagaatttaaagaaaactcaggtttttaattatattaatttctataaaatatgttatttaaaatttagatacaaatttaacaaatttgtatCTAATCTTTAATTAGAGAGATACAAATTTAACCATCaagttttatatatacatacacacataTGTATAACCATATTATTATCATCACATATAAGAGTATACAAATGTTGGTAGTTATTCAagctattttttatcttaatatctTTGATCAGAATTTATCAACCATCAAATTTACTAATGAAATcgattttcttaataaaacttaaattcaagagattttcaattctgaaaagtatttattatttttttttcgattgagCAGAAGTTTTAAGTATGAGACATTTTGGGTTAAAAACTTAACTCAACATTCATGTATGTCAAAATCGTTcaattgtattcatttttaaaaaaataataattttttttaataaaaatatataaaatatttatttgtcacgtttatattatcaaaatcaagTTCTTGTTCAAGTTTTATNaaaaatttcacaaattcagCCTAttgaacaaatgaaaattattaaggtTGCTGCACCATAAGAATATTCAATAGTTGTTCagcatatttttactttataaccagTGTTGTATAGCCCACCCTgttctgagtttatgactatcaatattcaactccatagccttgtaagtttgatcccaattcagaagacatgggaactcctagatcaagaaCCGGGAGAACCTAGatttcgtgaaggacttttggctggaactaacttgcatttgttttacatggagcgaaaaaccacaaaaacccagaaatgtgttaaaataagtttccaaATATTGCCCAACTcacaaattattgttatttattattgctcTACGAATTGTGCAAAGATGCAGAAGATATGAAGAACCACATTACAATTATCCACATAATTGCTGAATATcagcataattattattttatatcaaaatattttcaatcaacGAATATACTTGtcttagcagtttttttttttctgatgcaacttagaatttttttaaaaaactgtattaacctttatgaatttttgatcCAGAATAAATGGCTACTTAAAAACTAGTAATGAACATGTATTCAAAAAGATGGACACTGACTCATTTTTGGAATACTTAGTTAATCTGCAATTTATATAACTCAAGTATGTTGCATACAAAGAATATGTTAAAGAATGTTCAAGCATCTACTTAATCAGATTCTGAAATTCAGACATAATCTCAAAGAAGAGATATCCAGGAAATCTTTGttgaaataattgataaattgtaatgaaaataaggaaaaaaattatttatttttttaaaattgagttctttatttttgttttcagtttttaaagctGTATGCATAGTTTTAAAGATAACTGTACCTTTGATGtgcaacttgaaaaataattctgcatTTATAGGGCCTTAGTCACTGAATaatttgtagaacaaaaattatgtctTCAGTTGCTTTATTTGTCCAAAGAGAATCtacaaaaacaagaaaagtttGGTCATATATACACTTTTGTTTgctcaaaaaagtttttcaaagtaattgcaaattttttttaattttgtttttacaaaaatatgaatggGGAGCATTTTAATGCTTCATTAGTGGACAGTACCTTCATATTATAAATACTATTACtgattttcatctttatttataattcttcaatgaaatttttcattacatgcTACACACTAGAGAGGTGTGCTTAGTATGTATTTCATGtttgtcaaaacattttaacaaatatttaaattattgagttaaaaaatgTCCACAAGTGtcacataaataaaaatcactattttaaGCACAGTagcaatattatttcttttggtttaaatataaaaataaaacttttatacatGCTAAAGATCTAATCCATGCAAAGTATAGTTGAATTTGTTATGCAACTATAGAAAAATGTAGACAtaactattttagaaaaaaaattgagaaaatgttaaatttattcaattaatttcaatagaAGTTAAATCACAACTTTTTACAAGCATACTTAACATTTTCATgctaaaagtataatttacttGTTCTTTATAGCAGGCTTGTTtaagtttagttaaaaattaaattactcattttatttttattttattaagttctgACAGTTACATTAACactattaaaaatctttaggtaataatttaaaatcaaacttataAGATAATACACAAATGAATAGCATATTAAATAACCTACATCAATagctattttaaaactgtattacaaaatcaaaattttaatcagattGTTACAagtgatatttcaaaaatccttaaatttaataattaatatctgATGCATAGTTAAAATGTCCCCTTCAGACAGTAAAAAGAGATTCAACCTCCTCCATATCAACCCACAAGATGGGAACCTATATGGCTAGAATATCTATATTCATTAGTAAAAAAGTagtctttttgaatttttttgtttcatttcacacattaattaaaatgtgattcaataaattaagcaaataagttttaaatgctctttttttttatttgtaagcatttttaaagcttgaactttcaaaaagttttaaaatacttacaattttaaaatttggttcaatcgaaaatatttcaaagaataaaaaaaaaatttaaaaaaatattcaaaaacattaatttactcaataaataaggaaattaaataattgaatcacCTTTCCATTTGATGGGGACTTCTatagattattttcattttttttacagacaaatgaatttctttaactgccattttcataaaaagttaaaattcttaatttcagagcaaatttatatttatgttccaagaattaataatatctatttattaaaaaagaaatctaacttgaaaagaaaagatcattattttttcatcacaaTTCGAATTTAACATATTGAGCAGATTACAACCATATTATGCACACAAAACTATTGATAacgaacaaaataataaaattttcaacagaatatttactaatattctgtgAAGTTCacttacaataataaataccaAAATGACTTAACATGCAGCTAAATATTTTCAGCACAAGAATaacgaaactttttttacatacaaaatttgacatttcattaaaaaaatggatgtaagaaatttacattgttagtgtacataaaaaaaggattagtttaaaaaaaaactacatggGCATTGTGTTAGAAGGGAAAGAAAGGAAAACCTTACGTGATATAGTTGAGTGTTAGTTGAGATATAAATAAGAAGAGGATCAAGGAAAGAAGCCAACCATGATACACAGTATTCATATAAAcctataaaaagtaaacaaccCATGCAAATAGAAtggaaaattaacataaattatacgATACAATAACTACGACAAACTATTACTTGAAATATGTccatgaaaaacttttaaaatttaaaagtattttttttttcattgacccaattctgagtttatgacagttaatgttcaactctacagccttgtaattctgaagaCAGAGttcccagaagacaaggaaactcttggatcaagcatttgGGCAAATTAGCCTTCTGGCAGAACTTTTTGAGGGAAATAGctcgcatttgcattacatggtgaagaaaaccacaaaaacctcccatggttagcccaatggcaaggggattctatcCCATAATctgcctaccactgaggatattttatatcagcactgtggtcagtgagAGAAGAGagcaaaattcgtatcaaccagccactgcCAGGATTTGAACCAGGGTCTCCTCATTGTGAGAGGAACACTATCCCGAAGGCTATAATAAAGGTATTGTATAGTATCAATAATTGAAATAGAGTTCCAGTCCCTTTCCCTATAGTAACAACAATAAACAGGACATTTTACCATCAAACATAGCCTTATAATATTgagacaatttaaaatgattaatagtaCTAATGATTTTTCTATCATTCAGAATGATTTATACCTCTGACTTTTCTGACATTTAGAATGATTTATTAATCTACTTATCCTTTATCTTGACActtaatatacattatttacaagttttttatgaaaagaataataGAAATGAGTAGCTCAGATGTTCTACTCTGACAGCTAAAGacaacaatttttctttataaagcaTGAGGAAGTGAGATGACCAGCCACAATTTTAAGTTTGTtgactgttaaaaatattaatatactggatattgaaacaaaaatgtgcAGTTTTTGTATCTGTgcaattcaaatgaaaatggTGTTATAGTAGTTAGCCTGTTGGGCtaacaaatatgtttatatGGCTAATAAATatgccttttatttttcagggtAACTAGTCAGAAACTAATCAAGTTTGTTGATAAAGAATAACTGAACATTGGGTTAGACACTCAGTCTTACCTTTCACTAGTAATTGGCTCAACAAGCCAAAAAAGTATACAGAAATGGTGATGGGCACACGATAATGAACATCATTTGTTCTCACTTTAATGTATACAAGGATACATAAATGACAAATAAGATTCAATAAATAAGACTTAATAAGATATAatgaataacatatttttcttttatgataaagcatcaataaagcattttttactgtatcattcagttatttcataaaatccacattttttttaaaagaaattgatctgcattattttattgtaaaaaataaacatactttaaatttcatgtaaaaaaagaagtatttgaatatttttatttgaaagcctatttaattccttttataaaaatcatgatttgtatattgcagtatttaaaacaatacaagTTTCTTTCCTAGATAATTGGTAATGttcatcaattataaaaatcaacaaCATCCATACTTTAGTTTGTATCTAAGTAATGCTTTTAACTTAATGTAGTTTATGAAGTATTCGTCATTTGGTTCCCCTGAATGAACAATTCATAAAGGCACATGAATAAAAGCTTCAAAGAGAGAATGTAAGCCATCATCtgagataatttaaaactatctcCCACCTCCCAAAACATTTAGGAATTTTCCCTCTTAAGGGGTTAggattctgaaaaataatataactttcaGGAGTTGCAATATCAATTGATTATTCCTCAGtcaataaaaaatcaacttgtcttaaaattttaaaaacaaaatataacaaattatagaTGCTTACATTgtatgtgtaattttttaaattaacaaaaattagtattttttgcacacatagtcttttctaactaaattaaactaaagattaaaattaaattatataaaattaaattttattaaaattagattataataAGTTGCAtatgttatgaaaaaaagttcttttttaagttacacacaataaaataaaaaattatcgaaactAGTATGATgaacaattataaattgttcATACACCTGTTatgcagttttttaataaattttagaaggTCAGGGGCTGAATATTGACTATTTGGTAGCTGCAAGCTGTGCATTCATATCTGAAATCAGTCCTTTGCTTAGTTATGAGGAAAATATCCCAATAGTTTTAAGTTTGTAAACTCTACATAATAGTTACAAAGAAATGTCTCAATGTTGTGCTTTTTATGTTTACTAGTTTTGCGGATAgtatgttaattattataaaagaagcccattttgttgaaaattaaaaaaaaattcttattgtttCAGTAACATTCAAGTCATTACTTTAAAGGGtcattaataataatcgaaatgCATTTGACAATGTAACATGTGAAAACAGCTATACAAAACTTAGCTTAAATAATTCAGTAAGCAATggtaaacttacaaaaaatgcTAACAATGTTGCTCCTGGTGAATTCCACCGTAGCAATGATACGAAGCTATCAGCAAGAGAAGAGACAGGTTTTGTAGCATTGGctgaaaaagaatttctatGTAACACAACAACATAAAcggaaaatttattctaaaccaTATGCAAATTATAGTAAGAAATCATATTAAACTAGTTTAATGGTATCAGTTTTCAAATgtattgcaaattaaattattttaattgcataactaaccaaaaatttgtgatttgaaTATTAACTTTCTGAAAATTAGTCTCAgcttattgcaaaattttaacagCAGGCTCTcttgtataaaaaaaacctgttttcCCCATCTTATTTaagaacaaagaaaattaagtataatttttacccAGAGACTCTATGCTTGGATATTTAACATGACACTAGATAAAAATTTAGGTTACCACGAGAGtagaattatttagaaagtgACAAAATAAGCCAAACCTTTTGACTTTTCAGTTGCAgcaattagcaaattttatttttaaaaaaattccaaatataaaataataatcatgagAATCTAGTTATATCACATCAAACAAGTTGATGTATCTGAGCATATTGCTCGAGATATATTTTAGATGAAACAGGGTATATGTCGGGGAATGCAATCCTGGAACCACAGGATCACAAATGTCTGCAGAATTATCACTTCAACCCCACaggaaaactaattttcatcctttaaaatacttgatatattttattgatgcttgaatcaaacaattttcaacGTTGATGCAAAATTGGTAAGGGCAAATTGGCATTGAACAGCCGccccaattttaagtttattacttccaatgttcaactccgtaaccttgctattttgaacccattccagaaggCAAGGAAAATCCTGAatcaagttttgggagaaatttactttcaaggaggactttttgatagaactaacccgcacttgAGAAAGGAAAAACACGAAACCCTGCTTGGTTAGCCTGgcagcaagggaactctaacacatgatccatctaccattgaggatattttatgtcaacactgtggtcagtgcaagccaagtgaagaattcgtatcgacaagtcatcgctgggattcaaacccaggtCACCTTATTGAGAGGTCaatatataaccgtcgttgaacagccgacaaaattttgggtttacgagtACTAATATTCCACTCTGTagccgtgtaattttgaaccaaaccagaagacaaggaaactcctggatcagtacccccagaggtatgatttgctatggaaacatggatgactttgtgactagacagatttaatgtgcaccagtcaccatttagtACATGGGGAGTCTTCTGCTCGAACTCACgccctcttggacatgggcccactgccctgccaaccaggctttAGAGTGGCAAGatacaaaaaatgtgttttagcACTATTTTGCCTCAAgcctttcaattatttattcattaataaattatacttactaAATCACACTAAGTTGTCCTTAagcctaaaaaatataaaaaaaattttaaaaaaagacttaataatactaataaaactaAGTTTATTAATAGAacattgtaaaagttttaagaagaagaagaattaagttaaaatatgcatgaaaataaaatcttttaatatagaaaaaaattgaaatcgaaGACTTGTAATTCATAAAAGTTAATACCAAATGTGTCCTTTCATGAAAATTGACAAAGTTTATATTGaataatagttttactaaacacataattttttaccaaCCAGTTTCAGCACATCATAACTAATAGATATTATGAAATGATTGTGATTTAGTCTTTTTAGATATTATAGGGAACAGGTATTAGATACTTTAGAGCTAATTTAAAGTTTCCCGGTAGTTACACCCTTTAAGAGACAATTATAAAAGCACAACAGAGAGAAACCATACAATCCTACAGATATTATTGGTCTTGCtgacaaattaattttctgtttgaGGATTGCCTGTGATTGAGAATGTGCTTCTCAATCCCTTACAGCAAAATGAAACACATCAAAGAGGATGCAAGGAAGAAACAAGAACATTGCACTTTTCCttcttaaatatactttaaatttttaagagatgAACTTGCtttggaaattaataattagtcctttaataaattttatattcactgATTTTAGGTAATAAGTAATTATGtgccttttttaataaaactaattcatagttattatttaagacATGCTAAAAATGGAAGATatcgcaattaaaaaataattgcaattgcatctgagaagaaaaaagaaattccctACAAATAACTGAAAATCTTACTTTGTCGTGTTGTACTCAATTGCATCTgagcaaaaaatagaaattccctacaaatgactgaaaattttatcttgcaatgtagcaattttttattaaaaaaagattttgcacTTTTACATAACTAGTTAGCATTGTGTTTAAGTAGAAGGTATATACttaggaaattttaatataaggaaattttaatagaattgtaAACtgcagaagaaataaaataaatgatgaagtaaatttttttccctttaagtaTTAACCTTGGCTGATGAATACAAAACTTTGTGCACCAAGAAAATGTTCCCCAGGTTCCCCTGAGAAAAATACTAATGAATcctaagagaaaaaaaggaacaccCTAACCGtatcaatatcaaaattattatctcaatggtgcattttaaaaattataagtttcttatgcttaaaatatttttctctaagccgataaaatttcttgaataactaaaatgaaTATACAACTGTTATAATAAGAAGGCAATAAAGAAATAGCGCTCACTTGCGAACTGTCAAAGGATCCCCTTCAGAATCATCTTCTGCGctatcatcatcatcaacaacaacaacaacaggcTCAGAAAAGTCTTCAACTAATTCAGAAAATTGAGAAGTCATCCAGTCACAAAAACGACCGTATATACCTCGCTGTTTTTCAACCGAAGGAAAAGGAACAGGTTCAGCTTGCACTGGCGTGAGCTCAGTGGCAcctaataatagtttaaaaatcaaatacagtttaagtaaaataacttttcagaGGAAACTATAAAAAGCGTAagatacttaaaacaaaatgatagatttgtaattaaatgaTAGCCTTGAGCAATTCGAAAATtcacatataaaaatttgtaaagataaaatatgtttctattaatttaacaaCACAATGGTGAATGTCAatgtattataaatgtttttaaacagaaaataagttttaaacaaaaaaaaatggatgaggctaaaatatttcaaacgaagtgtaatttaaactatgagctcagaaaaaaatttcgtccagcttaattttttttctttttttgatatcctttaaaaatgttcaggtttttataaaattatatcaaataaattgtactgaatttaaaaattcaataaaacatgATATTATCTAATCATCTGATAGTATTTAAGCAGTTGATAGCTTAAGAATTGCTGGATTCaatagaacattttaattttaaaaatttaacaaatatcaaatgaaattatgtacagggtatctgctacgttttagattttcaaatccatgGCTTTTCATGACTTTACCATGTCTAATTCCAAGAACTTTTCACGACTTAACAAAGTTATACAAAAACAAcacaaaccaaattttaaaaaaacattataacaacattaattgaaatgaaaggtataaccaaaactgttatactatgcatcttcatatttatagattttaaatttaaaaaacagagtaaagaaagagttaaagcaataaaatagctgaaaaaatacaaaagcaaatacatttttttcNNNNNNNNNNNNNNNNNNNNNNNNNNNNNNNNNNNNNNNNNNNNNNNNNNNNNNNNNNNNNNNNNNNNNNNNNNNNNNNNNNNNNNNNNNNNNNNNNNNNNNNNNNNNNNNNNNNNNNNNNNNNNNNNNNNNNNNNNNNNNNNNNNNNNNNNNNNNNNNNNNNNNNNNNNNNNNNNNNNNNNNNNNNNNNNNNNNNNNNNNNNNNNNNNNNNNNNNNNNNNNNNNNNNNNNNNNNNNNNNNNNNNNNNNNNNNNNNNNNNNNNNNNNNNNNNNNNNNNNNNNNNNNNNNNNNNNNNNNNNNNNNNNNNNNNNNNNNNNNNNNNNNNNNNNNNNNNNNNNNNNNNNNNNNNNNNNNNNNNNNNNNNNNNNNNNNNNNNNNNNNNNNNNNNN from Parasteatoda tepidariorum isolate YZ-2023 chromosome 2, CAS_Ptep_4.0, whole genome shotgun sequence includes:
- the LOC107439517 gene encoding uncharacterized protein isoform X1; translated protein: MCSSLLYGRFCDWMTSQFSELVEDFSEPVVVDDDSAEDDSEGDPLTVRKLKDNLVRFSLYEYCVSWLASFLDPLLIYISTNTQLYHDFVWVLNSSSLITFFPDFHKCNKSMIHQLDCGKLYQLMHRWRGNIIEQNWISWL